A stretch of Myxococcus hansupus DNA encodes these proteins:
- the ilvA gene encoding threonine ammonia-lyase — translation MTRRNTPATRQAPLACLFHPGRASDTGATMVTLEDIQAARERIRSAIRPTPCPQSDHFTERTECAAVFFKLENLQRTGAFKERGALNKLLTLTEDERRRGVIAASAGNHAQGVAYHARRLGVNATIVMPERTPLIKVSRTKDDYGARVVLKGSNYDEAYAEALRIQKAEDRVFIHPFNDPHVIAGQGTIGLELLEQCPDLEVVLVPIGGGGLISGIACALKETRPDIRVVGVQAETIASMKASLEADERVLLAAAGTTIADGIAVKRVGDLTFPMVRKYVDDVVAVDEEEIAAAILTLLEQEKSVVEGAGAVGLAALLSGEVPMAKGKRTAIILSGGNIDMNVISRIIERGLVKAGRLVQLEVRLPDRPGMLAKLTSQVADLRANVVEIHHERAFSKAGLGEAMVEVTLETTGPAQIEELERTLHKLGWQVARK, via the coding sequence CTCGAGGACATCCAGGCCGCGCGCGAGCGCATCCGCTCGGCCATCCGCCCCACGCCCTGCCCGCAGTCCGACCACTTCACGGAGCGGACGGAGTGCGCCGCGGTGTTCTTCAAGTTGGAGAACCTGCAGCGCACAGGGGCCTTCAAGGAGCGCGGCGCCCTCAACAAGCTGCTGACGCTGACGGAGGACGAGCGGCGCCGGGGCGTCATCGCCGCGTCGGCCGGCAACCACGCCCAGGGCGTCGCGTACCACGCGCGGCGGCTGGGTGTGAATGCCACCATCGTGATGCCGGAGCGCACGCCGCTCATCAAGGTGTCGCGCACCAAGGACGACTACGGCGCGCGCGTGGTGCTCAAGGGCAGCAACTACGACGAGGCCTACGCCGAGGCGCTGCGCATCCAGAAGGCGGAGGACCGCGTCTTCATCCACCCCTTCAACGACCCGCACGTCATCGCCGGCCAGGGCACCATTGGCCTGGAGCTGCTGGAGCAGTGCCCCGACCTGGAGGTGGTGCTCGTGCCCATTGGCGGCGGCGGGCTCATCTCCGGCATCGCGTGCGCGCTGAAGGAGACGCGGCCGGACATCCGCGTGGTGGGCGTGCAGGCGGAGACCATCGCCAGCATGAAGGCGTCGCTGGAGGCGGACGAGCGCGTGCTGCTCGCCGCGGCGGGCACCACCATCGCGGATGGCATCGCGGTGAAGCGCGTGGGGGACCTCACCTTCCCCATGGTGCGCAAGTACGTGGATGACGTCGTCGCCGTGGACGAGGAGGAGATTGCCGCCGCCATCCTCACGCTGCTGGAGCAGGAGAAGAGCGTGGTGGAGGGCGCGGGCGCGGTGGGACTGGCGGCGCTGCTCAGCGGCGAGGTGCCCATGGCGAAGGGCAAGCGCACCGCCATCATCCTCAGCGGCGGCAACATCGACATGAACGTCATCAGCCGCATCATCGAGCGCGGCCTGGTGAAGGCCGGGCGACTGGTGCAGTTGGAGGTGCGACTGCCGGACCGGCCCGGCATGCTCGCGAAGCTCACCTCGCAGGTGGCCGACCTGCGCGCCAACGTGGTGGAGATCCACCATGAGCGCGCCTTCTCCAAGGCGGGCCTGGGCGAGGCCATGGTGGAGGTGACGCTGGAGACCACCGGCCCGGCCCAAATCGAGGAGCTGGAGCGGACGCTGCACAAGCTCGGCTGGCAGGTGGCTCGCAAGTAG
- a CDS encoding peptidase MA family metallohydrolase, translating to MSPAALLSALLLTAASPSPAQKAKSLAASRSWEELYLAFSAGDATDVPSAQRGAVSSALTQGCEALKDEDTVMAYSLGERAALYDESAGALRCLARTARKTDQRAAAEAALRKGLTKHPKDGAFGLELGKLLLEEQDAAGAVAALEKVPARAKEAGDAKRLLQQARAKANEEGAARREAERLEQRMSGVTGRRPGATADVQPAVAGQGRSVTRSASLNYESSTGPDGMRTRSNSRFVIRYFNNQRDFGQRAEYEGRVVAALDEAYDFTRSMLGEVREAPVDVILYTLAEFQTHFGATRARAVAGLYSDNAIRINDAAELTPQTKATLVHEYVHAALDDFCDGRGNNLPVWMNEGLAEYVEWRYMGGEDPDRSVRNYMAQAAKANSLPKLEHLEGQSLIMQRNPAVAYATSAIAVRELVKRGGTGRFLTMVREVGRGRPIDEALTEHYGRTRATLDEDVRAALQ from the coding sequence ATGAGCCCTGCCGCCCTGCTCTCCGCCCTCCTGCTGACCGCCGCCTCTCCTTCGCCCGCGCAGAAGGCGAAGTCGCTCGCCGCCAGCCGCTCCTGGGAGGAGCTGTACCTGGCCTTCTCCGCGGGCGACGCGACGGACGTTCCCTCGGCCCAGCGAGGCGCGGTCTCCTCGGCGCTGACCCAGGGCTGCGAGGCCCTGAAGGACGAGGACACGGTGATGGCGTACTCGCTGGGCGAGCGCGCCGCCCTCTACGATGAATCCGCGGGCGCGCTGCGGTGCCTGGCCCGGACCGCGCGCAAGACGGACCAGCGGGCCGCCGCGGAGGCCGCCCTGCGCAAGGGCCTGACGAAACATCCCAAGGACGGCGCCTTCGGCCTGGAGCTGGGCAAGCTGCTCCTGGAGGAGCAGGACGCCGCGGGCGCGGTGGCGGCGCTGGAGAAAGTCCCGGCCCGGGCCAAGGAAGCGGGCGACGCGAAGCGGCTGCTCCAGCAGGCCCGCGCCAAGGCGAACGAGGAAGGCGCCGCGCGGCGGGAGGCGGAGCGCCTGGAGCAGCGGATGAGCGGCGTCACCGGCCGGCGTCCCGGCGCCACGGCCGACGTCCAGCCCGCGGTGGCCGGACAGGGCCGGAGCGTCACGCGCTCGGCCAGCCTCAACTACGAATCCAGCACCGGCCCGGATGGCATGCGGACGCGCTCGAACAGCCGCTTCGTCATCCGGTACTTCAACAACCAGCGTGATTTCGGGCAGCGCGCCGAGTACGAGGGCCGCGTCGTCGCCGCCCTGGACGAGGCCTATGACTTCACCCGCAGCATGCTGGGCGAGGTGCGCGAGGCCCCGGTGGATGTCATCCTCTACACGCTGGCGGAGTTCCAGACGCACTTCGGCGCGACCCGGGCCCGCGCCGTGGCCGGCCTCTACTCCGACAACGCCATCCGCATCAACGACGCTGCCGAGCTCACGCCGCAGACCAAGGCCACCCTGGTCCACGAGTACGTCCACGCCGCGCTGGACGACTTCTGCGACGGCCGCGGCAACAACCTCCCCGTCTGGATGAACGAGGGCCTCGCCGAGTACGTCGAGTGGCGCTACATGGGGGGCGAGGACCCCGACCGGTCGGTCCGCAACTACATGGCCCAGGCTGCCAAGGCGAACTCGCTGCCCAAGCTGGAGCACCTGGAGGGCCAGTCCCTCATCATGCAGCGCAACCCCGCCGTGGCCTACGCCACCTCCGCCATCGCCGTCCGGGAGCTGGTGAAGCGGGGCGGAACGGGTCGGTTCCTCACCATGGTCCGCGAGGTGGGACGGGGAAGACCCATCGACGAGGCCCTCACCGAGCACTACGGCCGGACGCGGGCGACCCTGGACGAGGACGTCCGGGCTGCTCTCCAGTAG
- a CDS encoding DUF6982 domain-containing protein: protein MSDTRAAMREFRFLDEKRKLGSLSPVEEARWMELRTHLGVDDAPVADASAWQQQAAPQGYYADDGQWYPYPAGYEQQPQGYYAADGQWYPYPAGYEQQPQGYYAADGQWYPYPAGYDPNQGYDPNAQAYAQQAYDPNAQAYAQQAYDPNAQAYAQQGYDPNAQAYAQPGYDPNAQAYAQPGYDPNAQAYTQQGYDSNAQAYAQPGYDPNAQAYAQPGYDPNAQAYAQQGYDPNAQGDASAWQADPQAQQAPAEAAPEPANLSLADDIDIPALSEPAPWMTPGASGQASEQAHSEPAHEDALDAEESAVELSAEDAVEDPSASFADVTEDLQQGTQPEAVNVAEDDFSDVSAEPQATATAEPETSLEASFADLSMEVESAPDADALASAEEEVPSSEVELVDGATESEPVLAQELAPAPIDDEWASAPLAVEAEPTEVADAGDIIDVAAMAEPEATPDAEIALEATDMLEASASEQDVAASAEAPAVELEASAEEFTEAAALDVQASDAGPAEIALDASEVSEASDAGAPVEAFTDATVDVTDVSHHAFEPAFAGAPIAVDSEVAAEEAHVADASTTDAAVAGAVEDAHAATLDASADTAFSSDEATPLEVADISAADAVVDSADAAHAGDAQYAELALEAAGTVEAANTQDAEIALDASDVSEPASAEAEIALDASDVAETASEAQVTEIALDASDVTASATDDAREEIALDASDVTASATDDAPAEIALDASGVTASTADDAPAEIALDASDVSESAPTLELDSTEVAAEAPTLDVMDVEAEPEQAVAAHDSDTSGEQPTLELVDVSADATHDTAYAQTAAPFATSDVPSLEIHPVQVGPNLHADTLSVAGDPPRASSQHTSAAPSAEEMFDLSGNPEEAVPLAAANEFLSHGQFAQTDSRSMALPDSEPDAIELQSEWVSASEPTTETATTDWAANNVLNAAATETHSGWETQPEAPVELQAEWAEPSSEPQAEWTSTPVETASTEWTSSTETAAATAQTEWTAEPMAAQSEWTAGSEDAQPEWATAEAQAAEAQPEWATPAETAPEQAQTEWSTGEVTAEPQAEWATTEASTSELQPEWVTPEATSAEPQPEWATAEVSATADPQPEWATAEVGATETASTEPQPEWATAEVSATEAQSDWATTESASTEPQPEWATAEVSTTEAQSDWATAETPAAEVQAEWATPEAATTEAQPEWATAEASATEAQPEWATSEAATAEPQPEWATAEASATETQAEWATSEAATAEPQPEWATAEASATEAQPEWATPEAATAEPQPEWATTEASATEAQPEWATADESATAVQPEWASAEAPAAEPQSEWATTSAQQPTWAATEASSTESQPEWATPEAAPVELQPEWVTTEATAAEQQPEWTTTEAASAEAQPEWATAETAATEPQAAWTTAETSPAAPQPEWATAEAAAPTAQAEWSDSTDSATIEVQAEWSSEAASTEPQAEWTATADAASAQATTEWTSASEPQAEWSESNDSAVAVQPEWATAEATAPVTAQAEWSANADASNAVQSEWATSEESPTIEAQAEWAEPAETTDAGQAEWSTNTDAAGTAQQEWAATETTAPATADWATSAESPQSQWATPESTEAQAEWTTNAAQPEWATPEATEAQPAWTASTDATSAQAEWATPETTEAQPAWTAETDATSGQTEWATPEATEPQAEWATPEATEAQPAWTASTDTTSAQAAWATPEATEPQAEWATPEATEAQPAWTASTDTTSAQAAWATPENTEAQAEWATPEATEPQAAWATPETTEAQPEWATPETTEPQAEWTADTTTSGTDQSSWAATPDASNWSASSDTAGAAQAEWTAEPAEVQAEWSTDATGTAQPGWAAAETAAPAEVQAEWTTSEQGQGDWSAPAEPEAEPIEVQAEWAEPEETLEAQPEWATEEDTTTAPANHGWSATPETAAPVEVQTEWATASAEASPETNGAQSAWETPVEEIAPEAIQEEWASPIEEAQPEWSTSEPAATTPATEDAQSEWADPAAEPTPATEWAASDTGQAPANEWTSATPETTEWSATSDASATWEAPTEQQPAWATAQPEATPEWSAEPASAEWSDASVDVEPVMEAEPVEEAATWEAEPIEDSAPAPAAQWAAPPSSPFGAPAQDYSDVEPVEEVEEVSMELEQEVSDIDVEEEVVVPSAPAAAIPAPPAHAVVVPPSPYAQAAMGAAGAGAVAQALRPAAVIPAAPTNHLATEREPLFDDTAIVGGTALTSFVEGEHRVIIHTVEGQVKRGTIRDADLLDDVISLEQQSGFAAEQIPGKRVKAIFFMLPAGARQPQAEGLKIRVTFNDGRQVAGFSQDFQGSTPGFFVIPADQRTNTARIFIYRSSVQAVAEG from the coding sequence ATGTCGGACACGCGCGCGGCGATGAGAGAATTCCGCTTCCTCGATGAGAAGCGGAAGCTGGGTAGCCTGTCTCCCGTGGAGGAGGCGCGCTGGATGGAGCTGCGCACGCATCTGGGCGTGGACGACGCTCCAGTCGCGGATGCCTCCGCGTGGCAGCAACAGGCCGCACCCCAGGGCTACTACGCCGATGACGGCCAGTGGTACCCCTACCCCGCTGGCTACGAGCAGCAGCCCCAGGGCTACTACGCCGCCGACGGCCAGTGGTACCCCTACCCCGCTGGCTACGAGCAGCAGCCCCAGGGCTACTACGCCGCCGACGGCCAGTGGTACCCCTACCCCGCCGGGTACGATCCCAACCAGGGTTACGATCCGAACGCGCAGGCGTACGCGCAGCAGGCGTATGACCCGAACGCTCAGGCGTACGCGCAGCAGGCGTATGACCCGAACGCGCAGGCGTACGCGCAGCAGGGCTACGACCCGAACGCTCAGGCCTATGCGCAGCCGGGTTACGACCCGAATGCCCAGGCGTATGCGCAGCCGGGTTACGACCCGAATGCCCAGGCCTACACGCAGCAGGGCTACGACTCGAACGCTCAGGCCTACGCGCAGCCGGGTTACGACCCGAACGCCCAGGCCTACGCGCAGCCGGGTTACGACCCGAACGCGCAGGCCTATGCGCAGCAGGGTTACGACCCGAACGCGCAGGGAGATGCGAGCGCGTGGCAGGCGGATCCGCAGGCCCAGCAGGCCCCCGCCGAGGCCGCGCCCGAGCCAGCCAATCTCAGCCTCGCCGATGACATCGACATCCCCGCGCTGAGCGAACCGGCGCCGTGGATGACGCCGGGTGCCAGCGGACAGGCCTCGGAGCAGGCGCACTCGGAACCGGCCCACGAGGACGCTCTCGACGCCGAAGAGTCGGCCGTGGAGCTGTCCGCCGAGGACGCCGTGGAAGACCCGTCCGCGTCGTTCGCGGATGTCACCGAGGATCTCCAGCAGGGAACGCAGCCCGAAGCGGTGAACGTCGCGGAGGATGACTTCTCCGACGTCAGCGCCGAGCCGCAGGCCACCGCCACCGCCGAGCCGGAGACCTCGCTGGAGGCGTCCTTCGCAGACCTGTCGATGGAGGTGGAGTCCGCCCCCGACGCGGACGCCCTGGCTTCTGCCGAAGAGGAAGTCCCCTCCTCCGAAGTCGAGCTGGTGGACGGCGCCACGGAGAGCGAGCCCGTGCTGGCCCAGGAGCTGGCGCCCGCGCCCATCGACGATGAGTGGGCCTCCGCGCCGCTCGCCGTCGAAGCCGAGCCGACGGAAGTCGCCGACGCCGGTGACATCATCGACGTCGCCGCGATGGCCGAGCCGGAGGCGACTCCCGACGCGGAGATTGCCCTCGAAGCCACTGACATGCTCGAAGCCTCGGCTTCCGAGCAGGATGTCGCGGCCAGCGCCGAAGCGCCTGCCGTCGAACTGGAGGCGAGCGCCGAGGAGTTCACGGAAGCCGCCGCGCTGGATGTGCAGGCCTCCGACGCGGGCCCCGCTGAGATTGCGCTCGATGCGTCCGAGGTCAGTGAGGCCTCCGACGCGGGAGCACCTGTCGAGGCCTTTACGGACGCGACGGTCGACGTCACCGATGTGAGTCATCACGCGTTCGAACCGGCGTTCGCTGGGGCGCCCATCGCGGTGGACAGCGAAGTCGCTGCCGAAGAGGCGCACGTTGCCGACGCAAGCACCACGGACGCCGCCGTAGCGGGCGCTGTCGAGGACGCGCACGCGGCGACGCTGGATGCCAGCGCTGACACGGCGTTCTCGAGCGACGAGGCGACTCCGCTCGAGGTCGCTGACATCAGCGCCGCCGATGCGGTCGTTGACAGCGCCGACGCGGCTCACGCGGGCGATGCGCAGTACGCGGAACTGGCGCTCGAAGCGGCCGGCACCGTGGAAGCCGCGAACACGCAGGACGCGGAGATCGCTCTCGACGCGTCTGACGTGAGCGAGCCTGCCTCCGCGGAGGCGGAGATCGCCCTCGATGCGTCCGATGTCGCCGAGACGGCCTCCGAGGCACAGGTCACGGAGATTGCGCTCGACGCCTCGGACGTCACGGCGTCCGCGACCGACGACGCGCGTGAGGAGATTGCGCTCGACGCCTCGGACGTCACGGCGTCCGCGACCGACGACGCGCCTGCGGAGATTGCGCTCGACGCCTCGGGCGTCACCGCGTCCACGGCCGACGATGCGCCCGCGGAGATCGCGCTCGATGCCTCGGATGTGAGCGAGAGCGCTCCCACCCTGGAGCTCGACTCGACGGAAGTCGCGGCCGAAGCGCCGACGCTCGATGTGATGGACGTCGAAGCCGAGCCCGAGCAGGCGGTGGCGGCCCACGACAGCGACACGAGCGGCGAGCAGCCCACGCTGGAGTTGGTCGATGTCAGCGCGGACGCCACGCACGACACGGCGTACGCGCAGACTGCGGCGCCCTTCGCGACCTCGGACGTTCCTTCGCTCGAAATCCACCCGGTGCAGGTGGGTCCGAACCTCCACGCCGACACCCTCTCCGTCGCGGGGGATCCGCCGCGCGCGTCCTCTCAGCACACGTCGGCTGCGCCTTCCGCCGAGGAGATGTTCGACCTGAGCGGGAATCCCGAGGAGGCCGTGCCCCTCGCGGCGGCGAACGAGTTCCTGAGCCACGGGCAGTTCGCACAGACGGACAGCCGGAGCATGGCGCTGCCCGACAGCGAGCCGGACGCCATCGAGCTGCAATCCGAGTGGGTCTCCGCATCCGAGCCCACGACGGAAACCGCCACGACCGACTGGGCCGCCAACAACGTCCTGAACGCCGCTGCCACCGAGACGCATTCGGGATGGGAGACCCAACCCGAGGCTCCCGTGGAGCTTCAGGCCGAGTGGGCGGAACCTTCGAGCGAGCCGCAAGCCGAGTGGACGTCGACGCCGGTGGAGACTGCTTCCACCGAGTGGACCTCCTCCACGGAGACCGCTGCGGCGACTGCGCAAACGGAATGGACCGCTGAGCCCATGGCGGCGCAGTCCGAGTGGACCGCCGGTTCCGAGGATGCGCAGCCGGAATGGGCCACCGCCGAAGCTCAGGCCGCCGAGGCACAGCCTGAATGGGCGACGCCGGCAGAGACCGCGCCTGAGCAGGCGCAAACGGAATGGTCCACGGGAGAGGTGACCGCGGAGCCGCAGGCCGAGTGGGCGACCACCGAAGCCTCGACCTCCGAACTCCAGCCCGAGTGGGTCACCCCGGAAGCCACGTCAGCGGAGCCCCAGCCCGAGTGGGCGACTGCCGAGGTCAGCGCCACGGCTGATCCCCAGCCTGAGTGGGCGACGGCCGAGGTCGGCGCCACGGAGACGGCTTCGACGGAGCCCCAGCCTGAGTGGGCGACCGCCGAGGTCAGCGCCACGGAGGCTCAGTCCGACTGGGCCACCACGGAGTCGGCTTCGACGGAGCCCCAGCCCGAGTGGGCGACTGCCGAAGTCAGCACCACGGAGGCTCAGTCCGACTGGGCCACCGCCGAAACACCGGCCGCTGAAGTCCAGGCCGAGTGGGCCACGCCTGAAGCGGCCACCACCGAGGCCCAGCCGGAATGGGCCACCGCGGAAGCGTCCGCAACTGAAGCGCAGCCCGAATGGGCGACTTCTGAAGCGGCTACCGCTGAGCCCCAGCCGGAATGGGCTACTGCGGAAGCCTCCGCCACTGAGACGCAGGCGGAATGGGCGACTTCTGAAGCGGCTACCGCGGAGCCCCAGCCGGAATGGGCCACTGCGGAAGCCTCCGCCACGGAGGCTCAGCCCGAGTGGGCGACTCCTGAAGCGGCTACCGCTGAGCCCCAGCCCGAATGGGCCACTACGGAAGCCTCCGCCACGGAGGCTCAGCCCGAGTGGGCGACGGCCGACGAGTCCGCGACGGCGGTTCAGCCCGAGTGGGCCTCTGCCGAAGCACCTGCTGCGGAGCCGCAGTCCGAGTGGGCGACCACTTCGGCGCAGCAGCCTACGTGGGCCGCCACGGAAGCCTCTTCGACCGAGTCGCAGCCCGAGTGGGCGACTCCGGAGGCAGCTCCGGTCGAGTTGCAGCCTGAGTGGGTCACCACCGAAGCAACCGCTGCGGAGCAGCAGCCCGAGTGGACCACCACGGAAGCTGCTTCGGCTGAGGCGCAGCCGGAATGGGCGACCGCGGAGACGGCCGCCACGGAGCCCCAGGCCGCGTGGACCACCGCTGAAACGAGCCCTGCGGCGCCGCAGCCCGAGTGGGCGACTGCCGAAGCCGCAGCCCCCACGGCTCAAGCCGAGTGGTCTGACTCCACGGACTCCGCCACGATCGAGGTCCAAGCAGAGTGGTCTTCGGAAGCGGCCTCCACCGAGCCCCAGGCCGAGTGGACCGCCACTGCCGACGCAGCCTCCGCGCAGGCCACCACCGAGTGGACGTCTGCCAGCGAGCCCCAGGCCGAGTGGTCTGAGAGCAACGACTCGGCAGTCGCCGTCCAACCTGAATGGGCGACCGCGGAGGCAACTGCTCCCGTGACGGCGCAAGCCGAGTGGTCCGCCAACGCCGACGCCTCCAACGCCGTGCAGTCGGAGTGGGCGACTTCAGAAGAGTCCCCCACCATCGAGGCGCAGGCGGAGTGGGCAGAACCGGCGGAGACCACCGACGCTGGACAAGCCGAGTGGTCGACCAACACGGATGCTGCCGGCACCGCCCAGCAGGAATGGGCCGCGACGGAAACCACTGCTCCCGCGACTGCGGACTGGGCCACCAGCGCCGAGTCCCCTCAGTCTCAGTGGGCGACGCCCGAGAGCACCGAGGCGCAAGCCGAGTGGACCACGAACGCAGCACAGCCGGAGTGGGCCACGCCGGAAGCCACCGAGGCGCAGCCCGCGTGGACCGCCAGCACGGACGCCACCTCTGCCCAGGCGGAGTGGGCCACGCCCGAGACCACTGAGGCCCAGCCCGCGTGGACCGCCGAAACCGACGCCACCTCGGGCCAGACGGAGTGGGCCACGCCCGAGGCCACTGAGCCCCAAGCAGAGTGGGCCACGCCGGAAGCCACCGAGGCGCAGCCCGCGTGGACCGCCAGCACGGACACCACCTCCGCCCAAGCAGCATGGGCCACGCCCGAGGCCACTGAGCCCCAAGCAGAGTGGGCCACGCCGGAAGCCACCGAGGCGCAGCCCGCGTGGACCGCCAGCACGGACACCACCTCCGCCCAAGCGGCATGGGCTACGCCCGAGAACACCGAGGCCCAAGCAGAGTGGGCCACGCCCGAAGCCACTGAGCCCCAAGCGGCATGGGCCACGCCCGAGACCACTGAGGCCCAGCCTGAGTGGGCCACGCCGGAGACCACCGAGCCCCAAGCCGAGTGGACCGCGGACACCACCACGTCCGGCACGGACCAGTCCTCGTGGGCCGCGACGCCCGACGCTTCCAACTGGTCCGCGAGCTCGGACACGGCCGGCGCCGCGCAGGCCGAATGGACCGCCGAGCCCGCCGAGGTTCAGGCGGAGTGGTCCACGGATGCGACTGGCACGGCGCAGCCCGGATGGGCCGCCGCTGAAACCGCCGCGCCCGCCGAAGTCCAAGCGGAGTGGACCACCTCGGAGCAGGGCCAGGGCGACTGGTCCGCCCCGGCGGAGCCGGAAGCCGAGCCCATTGAAGTGCAGGCCGAGTGGGCCGAGCCCGAGGAGACCCTCGAGGCCCAGCCGGAATGGGCGACGGAGGAAGACACCACCACCGCCCCCGCGAACCACGGCTGGAGCGCCACGCCCGAGACCGCAGCGCCCGTCGAAGTCCAGACGGAGTGGGCGACCGCGAGCGCCGAGGCCTCCCCCGAAACGAACGGCGCGCAGTCGGCGTGGGAGACCCCTGTCGAGGAAATCGCGCCCGAGGCCATCCAGGAAGAGTGGGCCTCTCCCATCGAGGAGGCGCAGCCGGAATGGTCGACCTCCGAGCCCGCGGCGACGACGCCGGCCACCGAGGACGCCCAGTCCGAGTGGGCAGACCCTGCCGCCGAGCCCACGCCGGCCACCGAGTGGGCCGCGTCGGACACGGGCCAGGCACCGGCCAACGAATGGACCTCCGCCACGCCGGAGACCACCGAGTGGTCCGCGACCAGTGACGCGTCCGCCACCTGGGAAGCCCCCACGGAGCAGCAGCCGGCGTGGGCAACGGCGCAGCCCGAAGCCACGCCCGAGTGGTCCGCCGAGCCCGCCTCGGCCGAGTGGAGCGACGCGTCCGTCGACGTCGAGCCGGTGATGGAGGCCGAGCCCGTCGAAGAGGCCGCCACCTGGGAGGCTGAGCCCATCGAGGACAGCGCGCCCGCTCCGGCGGCGCAGTGGGCCGCGCCGCCGAGCAGCCCCTTCGGCGCGCCCGCCCAGGACTACTCCGACGTCGAGCCCGTCGAGGAGGTCGAAGAAGTCTCGATGGAGCTCGAGCAGGAAGTCTCGGACATCGACGTCGAGGAAGAGGTCGTGGTGCCGTCGGCTCCCGCCGCGGCCATCCCCGCCCCTCCCGCGCACGCGGTGGTCGTCCCGCCTTCGCCCTACGCACAGGCGGCGATGGGCGCGGCGGGCGCGGGCGCGGTGGCGCAGGCCCTCCGCCCCGCCGCCGTCATCCCGGCCGCGCCCACCAACCACCTCGCCACCGAGCGCGAGCCGCTCTTCGATGACACCGCCATCGTCGGTGGGACGGCGCTCACCTCCTTCGTGGAGGGCGAGCATCGCGTCATCATCCACACGGTGGAGGGACAGGTGAAGCGCGGCACCATCCGCGACGCGGACCTGCTCGACGACGTCATCTCGCTGGAGCAGCAGAGTGGCTTCGCCGCCGAGCAGATTCCCGGCAAGCGCGTGAAGGCCATCTTCTTCATGCTCCCCGCGGGCGCGCGCCAGCCGCAGGCCGAAGGTCTGAAGATTCGCGTCACCTTCAACGATGGCCGCCAGGTCGCCGGCTTCTCCCAGGACTTCCAGGGCAGCACGCCGGGCTTCTTCGTCATCCCCGCCGACCAGCGCACCAACACCGCGCGCATCTTCATCTACCGCTCCAGCGTGCAGGCGGTGGCCGAGGGCTGA